A genomic segment from Triticum dicoccoides isolate Atlit2015 ecotype Zavitan chromosome 1A, WEW_v2.0, whole genome shotgun sequence encodes:
- the LOC119281541 gene encoding auxin transporter-like protein 2 → MVPGDQAEESIVAMADGGHGGGKEGARVMDGGEESERGHGDGGFTVKDMLWHGGSVWDAWFSCASNQVAQVLLTLPYSFSQLGMASGLVLQVFYGLMGSWTAYLISVLYVEYRARKEREGVSFKNHVIQWFEVLGGLLGPYWKAAGLAFNCTFLLFGSVIQLIACASNIYYINDRLDKRTWTYIFGACCATTVFIPSFHNYRIWSFLGLGMTTYTAWYLTIAAAVHGQVPGAKHSGPNSLMLYFTGATNILYTFGGHAVTVEIMHAMWKPRKFKYIYLVATLYVFTLTLPSASTMYWAFGDALLTHSNAFSLLPKSGWRDAAVILMLIHQFITFGFACTPLYFVWEKAIGMHHTGSVLRRALARLPLVLPIWFLAIIFPFFGPINSAVGALLVSFTVYVIPAVAHMLTYRSAHARSNAAEKPPAFLPSWSGMFAVNAFVVAWVLVVGFGLGGWASVSNFVKQIDTFGLFAKCYQCPPRAHLPAAGSPLSAPAGH, encoded by the exons ATGGTGCCGGGGGATCAGGCGGAAGAGTCCAtcgtggccatggcggacggcggccacGGCGGCGGCAAGGAGGGGGCGCGCGtgatggacggcggcgaggagtcGGAGCGCGGGCACGGCGACGGCGGGTTCACCGTGAAGGACATGCTCTGGCACGGCGGGTCCGTGTGGGACGCCTGGTTCAGCTGCGCCTCCAACCAG gtGGCGCAGGTGCTGCTGACGCTGCCCTACTCCTTCTCGCAGCTGGGGATGGCCTCCGGGCTGGTGCTGCAGGTGTTCTACGGCCTCATGGGCAGCTGGACCGCCTACCTCATCAGCGTGCTCTACGTCGAGTACCGCGCCCGCAAGGAGAGGGAGGGCGTCAGCTTCAAGAACCACGTCATCCAG TGGTTCGAGGTTCTGGGCGGGCTGCTGGGCCCGTACTGGAAGGCGGCCGGGCTGGCCTTCAACTGCACCTTCCTGCTCTTCGGCTCCGTCATCCAGCTCATCGCCTGCGCAAG TAATATCTACTACATCAACGACCGGCTGGACAAGCGGACGTGGACGTACATCTTCGGGGCGTGCTGCGCCACCACCGTCTTCATCCCCTCCTTCCACAACTACCGAATCTGGTCCTTCCTCGGCCTCGGCATGACCACCTACACCGCCTGGTACCTCACCATCGCCGCCGCCGTGCACGGCCAG GTCCCCGGCGCCAAGCACTCGGGCCCCAACAGCCTCATGCTCTACTTCACCGGCGCCACCAACATCCTCTACACCTTCGGCGGCCACGCCGTCACCGT GGAGATCATGCACGCGATGTGGAAGCCGCGCAAGTTCAAGTACATCTACCTGGTGGCGACGCTGTACGTGTTCACGCTGACGCTGCCGTCGGCGTCGACCATGTACTGGGCGTTCGGCGACGCGCTGCTCACGCACTCCAACGCCTTCTCGCTGCTCCCCAAGTCCGGGTGGCGCGACGCGGCGGTGATCCTCATGCTCATCCACCAGTTCATCACCTTCGGCTTCGCGTGCACCCCGCTCTACTTCGTCTGGGAGAAGGCCATCGGCATGCACCACACCGGCAGCGTCCTCCGGCGCGCGCTCGCGCGGCTCCCCCTCGTCCTCCCCATCTGGTTCCTCGCCATCATCTTCCCCTTCTTCGGGCCCATTAACTCCGCCGTCGGCGCGCTCCTCGTCAGCTTCACCGTCTACGTCATCCCCGCCGTCGCCCACATGCTCACCTACCGCTCCGCCCACGCCAGATCG AAtgcggcggagaagccgccggcgttcctgccgagctggaGCGGGATGTTCGCGGTGAACGCGTTCGTGGTGGCGTGGGTGCTGGTGGTCGGGTTCGGGCTCGGCGGCTGGGCCAGCGTGTCCAACTTCGTCAAGCAGATCGACACCTTCGGCCTCTTCGCCAAGTGCTACCAGTGTCCCCCGAGGGCGCACCTCCCGGCAGCGGGGTCGCCCCTGTCAGCGCCGGCGGGCCACTAG